One Diospyros lotus cultivar Yz01 chromosome 1, ASM1463336v1, whole genome shotgun sequence genomic window carries:
- the LOC127797437 gene encoding uncharacterized protein LOC127797437 has translation MASASSAPKSMKSLRAMADEASWFCAIVLVALVLLSSYKEITSPAEAAGEPVRGSQLLDRPCDEIYVVGEGETLHTISDKCGDPFIVEQNPHIHDPDDVFPGLVIKITPSKPRKLPS, from the coding sequence ATGGCTTCGGCATCTTCCGCACCAAAGTCCATGAAGTCGTTAAGAGCCATGGCCGATGAAGCTTCATGGTTCTGTGCGATTGTGCTGGTGGCTCTGGTCTTGCTAAGCTCCTACAAAGAGATTACTTCTCCGGCTGAGGCGGCCGGAGAACCGGTGAGGGGCAGCCAACTGCTGGACCGGCCGTGCGACGAGATATACGTGGTCGGAGAAGGGGAGACCCTCCACACCATCAGCGACAAGTGCGGAGACCCCTTTATTGTGGAGCAGAACCCCCATATCCATGACCCAGATGATGTTTTCCCTGGTCTTGTCATCAAGATCACTCCTTCAAAGCCCCGCAAGCTGCCAAGCTAG